A stretch of the Paucidesulfovibrio longus DSM 6739 genome encodes the following:
- a CDS encoding D-glycero-alpha-D-manno-heptose-1,7-bisphosphate 7-phosphatase, whose amino-acid sequence MSALILLDRDGTLIKEKNYLSDPDEVELLPGAAQGLLRLKSLGCKLAVVSNQSGVGRGFFTPEDVARCNARLAELLAAEGVELDAVYFCPHGPDEACECRKPSPGMGWQACKDLGLPPEKTFVIGDKPCDVDLGTRLGARSVLVSTGYGAESLAACRPDFASSDLMEAADWIAVQLKADARKK is encoded by the coding sequence ATGAGCGCATTGATTCTGCTCGACCGCGACGGCACCCTGATCAAGGAAAAAAATTATCTGTCCGACCCGGACGAGGTGGAGCTGCTGCCCGGCGCGGCCCAGGGGCTGCTCCGGCTCAAGAGCCTGGGCTGCAAGCTGGCCGTGGTCAGCAACCAGTCCGGCGTGGGAAGGGGCTTTTTCACCCCGGAAGACGTGGCGCGCTGCAACGCCCGGCTGGCCGAGCTGCTGGCTGCGGAAGGCGTGGAGCTGGACGCGGTGTATTTCTGCCCGCACGGGCCGGACGAAGCCTGCGAGTGCCGCAAACCGTCGCCCGGCATGGGCTGGCAGGCCTGCAAGGATTTGGGATTGCCGCCGGAAAAGACCTTCGTCATCGGCGACAAGCCCTGCGACGTGGACCTCGGAACGCGTCTCGGAGCGCGCAGCGTGCTGGTTTCCACCGGCTACGGCGCGGAATCCCTGGCCGCCTGCCGTCCGGATTTCGCCTCCAGCGACCTCATGGAGGCGGCGGACTGGATCGCCGTCCAGCTCAAGGCCGACGCCCGCAAGAAGTGA